A stretch of the Archangium violaceum genome encodes the following:
- a CDS encoding MarR family winged helix-turn-helix transcriptional regulator has protein sequence MPTHYKGSARETRALDTFVKLTRAMETLGGHLQRHLASLGMTPPQLAVLEALLHLGPMSQGELGRKLLRSNPNMTAVLDNLERNGWIKRERSPEDRRVVVVSLSPEGRSVIEKVFPAHAAHIAALMGALTAEEQEQLGALCKKLGRSLSGG, from the coding sequence ATGCCGACGCACTACAAGGGCAGCGCGCGGGAGACCCGGGCGCTCGACACGTTCGTCAAGCTGACCCGGGCGATGGAGACGCTGGGGGGCCATCTGCAGCGGCACCTGGCCAGCCTGGGAATGACGCCGCCCCAGCTCGCGGTGCTGGAGGCCCTGCTGCACCTGGGACCCATGAGCCAGGGTGAGCTGGGCCGCAAGCTGCTGCGCAGCAACCCCAACATGACCGCGGTGCTCGACAACCTGGAGCGCAACGGGTGGATCAAGCGCGAGCGCAGCCCGGAGGATCGCCGGGTGGTGGTGGTGAGCCTCTCCCCCGAGGGCCGGAGCGTCATCGAAAAGGTGTTCCCGGCCCATGCCGCCCACATCGCGGCGCTGATGGGGGCCCTCACCGCCGAGGAGCAGGAGCAGCTCGGCGCGCTCTGCAAGAAGCTGGGGCGCTCCCTGTCCGGGGGCTGA
- a CDS encoding pirin family protein has product MSKGRSTRSVVKVVQAVQTLEGEGFLVRRPFPIPGFMQFDPFLLLDELGPVELRPGEAKGAPDHPHRGFETVSYILEGRHQHRDSAGHAGELGPGDVQWMTAGAGVVHSEMPARELAEKGGRMHGFQLWVNLPRRDKMMAPRYQEIPAGRIPVATTPDGRVRVKVIAGESLGVRAVIDTRTPIQYLHFTLEPGGRLEQPVPRDHNAFAYVFEGEGTFGPEATRVADGQAVLFANDADSVVLANTGTAPLQLLLLSGVPLREPMVRYGPFVMNTQTEIIQAFEDYQSGRMGRIQP; this is encoded by the coding sequence ATGTCCAAGGGCAGGAGCACGCGTTCCGTGGTGAAGGTGGTGCAGGCCGTCCAGACGCTGGAGGGCGAGGGCTTCCTGGTGCGCCGGCCGTTCCCCATTCCGGGCTTCATGCAGTTCGACCCGTTCCTCCTGCTGGATGAGTTGGGGCCGGTGGAGCTGCGGCCGGGCGAGGCGAAGGGAGCGCCGGACCACCCCCACCGGGGGTTCGAGACGGTGAGCTACATCCTGGAGGGGCGGCATCAGCACCGGGACTCGGCGGGCCACGCGGGAGAGCTCGGACCTGGGGACGTGCAGTGGATGACGGCGGGGGCGGGGGTGGTGCACTCGGAGATGCCGGCGCGCGAGCTCGCCGAGAAGGGCGGGCGCATGCATGGCTTCCAGCTCTGGGTGAACCTGCCCCGGCGCGACAAGATGATGGCGCCGCGCTACCAGGAGATTCCGGCCGGACGCATCCCGGTGGCCACGACGCCGGATGGCCGGGTCCGGGTGAAGGTCATCGCGGGCGAGTCGCTCGGCGTGCGCGCGGTCATCGACACGCGCACGCCCATCCAGTACCTGCACTTCACGCTCGAGCCGGGAGGCCGGCTCGAGCAGCCGGTGCCCCGGGACCACAACGCCTTCGCCTATGTCTTCGAGGGCGAGGGGACGTTCGGCCCCGAGGCCACGCGCGTGGCGGACGGGCAGGCGGTGCTGTTCGCCAACGACGCGGACTCGGTGGTGCTGGCAAACACGGGGACTGCGCCGCTCCAGCTCCTGCTCCTGTCCGGAGTCCCGCTGCGAGAGCCGATGGTGCGCTATGGGCCCTTCGTGATGAACACCCAGACGGAGATCATCCAGGCGTTCGAGGACTACCAGAGCGGGCGCATGGGCCGCATCCAGCCCTAG
- a CDS encoding FkbM family methyltransferase, with product MLHAHLQRNLALWRAALPGLHLEARAVAVGDENRPGHLRIPAAFQDNAGLASLVATDEHPPMSEQELVAVDVRTLDTELPPPLAPTVMKLDIEGGESAALRGASRLLSTHVRDIVFEDHGAWPTSTMRLLLESGYTLFRLQKTLGGPALLPPEAPPEGDSWKAPSLLATREPDRARALLTPRGWHCLNRRGAR from the coding sequence ATGCTGCACGCGCACCTGCAGCGCAACCTGGCGCTGTGGCGGGCGGCGCTGCCCGGCCTTCACCTCGAGGCACGCGCGGTGGCCGTAGGCGATGAGAACCGCCCGGGACACCTGCGCATCCCGGCTGCATTCCAGGACAACGCGGGGCTTGCCTCCCTTGTTGCGACCGATGAGCACCCACCGATGAGCGAACAAGAGCTCGTGGCCGTGGACGTGCGGACCCTCGACACGGAGCTGCCACCTCCTCTGGCGCCCACCGTCATGAAGCTCGATATCGAGGGAGGCGAGAGCGCCGCCCTCCGGGGTGCCTCGCGCCTTCTCTCCACCCATGTGCGCGATATCGTCTTCGAAGACCACGGAGCCTGGCCCACCTCGACCATGCGGCTCCTGCTCGAGTCGGGCTACACGCTCTTCCGCCTCCAGAAAACCCTGGGGGGCCCTGCCCTCCTGCCCCCTGAAGCCCCTCCCGAGGGCGACTCTTGGAAGGCGCCCAGCCTCCTGGCAACCCGTGAGCCCGACCGGGCCCGCGCGCTCCTGACACCGCGCGGATGGCACTGCCTCAATCGCCGCGGGGCACGCTGA